In one Methanobrevibacter arboriphilus genomic region, the following are encoded:
- a CDS encoding cysteine peptidase family C39 domain-containing protein, producing the protein MSFQKENKKRMFFMLLLGIMAFLSISMIGTNYASDIKQVNNNFIIKGDSGNLSSEKTYHGIITIDNNGKYHLIDNTNVITTDNNYDCGSVAVANVLKNKGKNISVKKLSNIAKTNKSGTNAYNLIRAIKKNNFYCEGLYIPYNKLKKNNIALLKNNGSGHYVVIRGIKNGKIYIIDSSRGKTYLSLKNFKSYYTGISLVITKNKYNKQFIENKKVLKNKLLKFNGGELVYLFPIGILGFQFTYSFKNSGKWNAMMIFKFKKLSPKTFVGGYIDTTVTFYNTKVKKKKLVSSAIEPILVLVGKPTLTLNVLTPYAYAYKYNWNIFIKDII; encoded by the coding sequence ATGAGTTTTCAAAAAGAAAATAAAAAGCGAATGTTCTTTATGTTATTGTTAGGAATTATGGCTTTTTTAAGTATTAGTATGATTGGAACAAATTATGCTAGTGATATTAAACAAGTAAATAATAACTTTATTATTAAAGGAGATAGTGGCAATTTAAGTAGTGAAAAAACTTATCATGGAATTATTACAATCGATAACAATGGAAAATATCATCTGATTGATAATACTAATGTTATAACAACAGATAATAATTATGATTGTGGATCAGTAGCTGTTGCAAATGTATTAAAAAATAAAGGGAAAAATATTTCTGTTAAAAAATTATCAAATATTGCAAAAACAAACAAAAGTGGAACAAATGCATATAATCTAATTAGAGCTATTAAAAAAAATAATTTTTACTGTGAAGGGCTATACATACCCTACAATAAATTAAAAAAGAACAATATAGCACTTCTTAAAAATAATGGAAGTGGACATTATGTAGTTATAAGAGGAATAAAAAATGGGAAAATTTATATAATCGATTCATCAAGAGGAAAAACATATTTATCTCTAAAAAACTTTAAATCATATTATACAGGAATAAGCTTAGTTATAACAAAAAATAAATATAATAAACAGTTTATAGAAAATAAAAAAGTATTAAAAAATAAACTTTTAAAATTTAATGGTGGGGAATTAGTTTATTTATTCCCCATAGGCATTTTAGGATTTCAATTCACATATTCATTTAAAAATTCTGGAAAGTGGAATGCAATGATGATATTTAAGTTTAAAAAACTATCTCCAAAAACTTTTGTAGGAGGATATATCGATACAACAGTTACCTTCTACAATACAAAAGTAAAGAAAAAGAAACTAGTTTCATCTGCTATTGAACCTATATTAGTTTTAGTTGGTAAACCTACTTTAACACTAAATGTATTAACCCCTTATGCATATGCATACAAATATAATTGGAATATTTTTATCAAGGATATAATATAA
- a CDS encoding phosphatase PAP2 family protein — protein MPIITDIGSTAVVFTISTILLIVGILKKNIKLRRLAIIGLIAFIITATIIFTLKVSVEEPRPFIVLKYVNLLIMENDPYSFPSGHSGNIFALATAFGLNWTLKIRGKQFKLAWILYPIALLTCFSRVYIGVHYPFDILIGGLIGIFGGLLATFIVNKYFNDINFLKEKKEYKKM, from the coding sequence ATGCCAATTATAACAGATATAGGTAGTACTGCAGTCGTTTTCACAATAAGTACAATACTATTAATAGTTGGTATTTTAAAAAAAAATATAAAATTAAGAAGGTTAGCTATAATCGGATTAATTGCCTTTATAATTACAGCTACAATAATATTTACATTAAAAGTATCAGTAGAAGAACCTAGACCTTTTATAGTATTAAAATATGTAAACCTATTAATTATGGAAAATGACCCCTATTCTTTTCCTTCAGGACATTCAGGAAATATATTCGCATTAGCTACTGCATTTGGTCTTAACTGGACATTAAAAATAAGAGGAAAACAGTTTAAACTAGCTTGGATTCTTTATCCAATAGCATTATTAACTTGTTTTTCAAGAGTGTATATTGGTGTTCATTATCCATTCGATATTCTTATTGGAGGATTAATCGGAATATTCGGAGGTTTATTAGCTACTTTTATAGTAAATAAATATTTTAATGATATAAACTTTCTAAAAGAAAAAAAAGAATATAAGAAAATGTGA
- a CDS encoding CDC48 family AAA ATPase, translating into MERQEINLKVAEAIAQSDVGRGIARIDPACMEKLDLLDGDIIEIEANKITAAKAVSSQSDIGLGVIRIDGILRKNAGASIGGEIIVRKAEVKEAKKIVLAPVEHQISIRGDVRSAFANQVMTQGDIIVTGVRQQRTPQPGMGGSLIDDMFREMMDVSPLGEIKLAVVSTSPAGIVKVGPNTTLEVQTEPVDVSKVEGMKNVIDVSYEDIGGLKEEVKKVREMIEIPLKRPELFERLGISPPKGVLMHGPPGTGKTLLAKAVASESDAHFILINGPEIMSKYVGGSEENLREFFEEAEENSPSIIFIDELDAIAPKREETQGEVERRTVAQLLTLMDGLKSRGQVVVIGATNRPDSLDPALRRPGRFDREIEIGVPDSEERKEVMEIHTRGMPLDEGVDLDEIADTTHGFVGADLESLCKEAAMRVVRRILPEIKGDEEIPKETLKKIIVKKDDFKEALKEIQPSALREVLVQIPDIGWDDIGGLENAKQELQEAVEWPLKYPENFEKFGVKPPKGTLLFGSPGTGKTLLAKAVANESEANFIAVKGPELLSKWVGESEKGVREVFRKARQTAPTVVFFDEIDSIASTRGDSSGDSGVTQRVVNQLLTEIDGMEELQDVAIIAATNRPDIIDPGLMRPGRFDRHIKVENPNEEGRLAIFKVHSADMPLAKDVNIKKLAKETEDYVGADIEAVCREAAMLTLRDNIEAKEVSMKYFNKAMEKVKPTSDDGDMVQYL; encoded by the coding sequence ATGGAAAGACAAGAAATAAATCTTAAAGTCGCTGAAGCAATAGCTCAAAGCGATGTTGGAAGAGGGATCGCGAGAATCGATCCAGCATGTATGGAAAAATTAGATCTTCTTGATGGAGATATAATTGAAATTGAAGCAAATAAAATCACAGCTGCAAAAGCTGTTTCATCACAAAGTGATATTGGGTTAGGTGTCATTAGAATTGATGGAATATTAAGAAAAAATGCAGGAGCATCTATTGGAGGAGAAATAATCGTTAGAAAAGCTGAGGTTAAAGAAGCTAAAAAGATTGTTCTTGCACCAGTAGAACATCAAATAAGTATTAGAGGAGATGTTAGATCTGCTTTTGCAAATCAAGTAATGACACAAGGAGATATTATTGTTACCGGAGTTCGTCAACAACGTACCCCTCAACCTGGAATGGGTGGAAGTTTAATTGATGATATGTTTAGAGAAATGATGGATGTTTCTCCACTCGGTGAGATAAAGTTAGCAGTTGTTTCTACAAGCCCTGCAGGAATTGTAAAAGTTGGTCCAAACACAACTTTAGAAGTCCAAACTGAGCCAGTTGATGTTTCAAAAGTTGAAGGAATGAAAAATGTTATAGATGTTAGTTATGAAGACATCGGTGGTCTAAAGGAAGAAGTTAAAAAAGTAAGAGAAATGATTGAAATTCCTCTTAAAAGACCAGAACTATTTGAAAGATTAGGGATTTCCCCACCAAAGGGAGTTTTAATGCATGGCCCTCCAGGAACTGGTAAAACACTCTTAGCTAAGGCAGTAGCTAGTGAAAGTGATGCTCATTTTATTCTTATTAATGGTCCAGAAATAATGAGTAAATATGTAGGAGGTTCTGAAGAAAATCTTAGAGAATTCTTTGAAGAAGCTGAAGAAAATTCTCCATCTATCATATTTATAGATGAATTAGATGCAATAGCTCCAAAAAGAGAAGAAACTCAAGGAGAAGTAGAAAGAAGAACCGTTGCACAATTACTTACTTTGATGGATGGACTCAAATCAAGAGGGCAAGTTGTAGTTATAGGAGCTACAAACAGACCAGATTCTTTAGATCCAGCACTTAGAAGACCTGGAAGGTTTGACAGAGAAATTGAAATAGGTGTTCCAGACAGTGAGGAAAGAAAAGAAGTAATGGAAATACATACACGAGGAATGCCTTTAGATGAAGGTGTTGACTTAGATGAAATAGCTGATACTACACATGGATTTGTAGGAGCGGATTTAGAATCTTTATGTAAAGAAGCAGCGATGAGAGTTGTAAGAAGAATCCTGCCTGAAATAAAAGGTGATGAAGAGATACCTAAAGAAACCTTGAAAAAAATAATTGTTAAAAAAGATGACTTTAAAGAAGCTCTTAAAGAGATTCAACCTTCAGCACTTCGAGAAGTTCTAGTTCAAATCCCAGATATTGGATGGGATGACATAGGAGGACTTGAAAATGCTAAACAAGAATTACAAGAAGCTGTTGAATGGCCATTAAAATATCCTGAAAACTTTGAAAAATTTGGAGTCAAACCTCCTAAAGGAACATTGTTATTTGGTTCTCCAGGTACAGGTAAAACACTCTTAGCTAAGGCAGTAGCTAATGAAAGTGAAGCTAACTTTATAGCAGTTAAAGGTCCAGAACTTTTATCTAAATGGGTAGGAGAATCTGAAAAAGGTGTAAGAGAAGTATTTAGAAAAGCAAGGCAAACTGCACCTACAGTTGTATTCTTTGATGAAATTGATTCTATTGCAAGTACAAGAGGAGATTCCAGCGGAGATTCTGGTGTAACTCAAAGGGTGGTTAACCAGTTACTTACTGAAATCGATGGTATGGAAGAATTGCAAGATGTAGCAATTATTGCAGCAACAAACAGACCAGACATTATTGATCCAGGATTAATGAGACCTGGAAGATTCGATAGACACATCAAAGTAGAAAATCCTAATGAAGAAGGACGCCTCGCAATATTTAAAGTTCACAGTGCTGATATGCCACTTGCAAAAGATGTTAATATTAAAAAGTTAGCTAAAGAAACTGAAGATTATGTTGGAGCAGATATTGAAGCTGTTTGTCGTGAAGCTGCAATGTTAACCTTAAGAGATAATATTGAAGCTAAAGAAGTAAGTATGAAATACTTTAATAAAGCTATGGAAAAAGTTAAACCAACTTCAGATGATGGAGACATGGTGCAATATCTCTAA
- a CDS encoding methanogenesis marker 8 protein produces MDEHIIEAMGRAKITIKDGKVIDVEDPKIEYCPLFHKHRGIEKLDKESIKKNIEFRIADFGMCSDNREVKMKDFLSFGISETISTLLNQNVIDCAIMVCEGCGTVIVETGEMAQGIGGRVSGLFKTSPMPKIVDKIGEKNVLDPKNALIDQIKGIELAKSKGHKNIAVTIANPDDAENIRKLEKKYNENNEKINIYIFSVHTTGIKREGCEKLFEYCDVITSCASKDIRDIGDEKSKKKVGESIPIYAATNKGKYFLELRLERIGGMKPKKDPKTPEPLI; encoded by the coding sequence ATGGATGAACATATTATAGAAGCTATGGGAAGAGCTAAAATTACTATTAAAGATGGAAAAGTTATTGATGTGGAGGATCCTAAAATAGAATATTGTCCTTTATTTCATAAACACAGAGGAATTGAAAAATTAGATAAAGAATCCATCAAAAAAAATATAGAATTTAGGATAGCCGATTTTGGAATGTGTTCAGATAATAGAGAAGTTAAAATGAAAGATTTTTTATCTTTTGGAATTTCTGAAACTATTTCAACCCTGCTAAATCAAAATGTTATCGATTGTGCAATTATGGTTTGTGAAGGATGTGGAACTGTGATTGTTGAAACTGGAGAAATGGCTCAAGGAATTGGAGGACGAGTATCTGGTCTGTTTAAAACTAGTCCCATGCCGAAAATAGTTGATAAAATTGGAGAAAAAAATGTTCTTGATCCAAAGAATGCTTTAATAGATCAAATTAAAGGTATTGAATTAGCAAAATCTAAAGGACATAAAAATATTGCAGTTACAATTGCTAACCCTGATGATGCAGAAAATATAAGAAAATTAGAAAAGAAATATAATGAAAATAATGAAAAAATAAATATATACATATTTAGTGTTCATACTACTGGTATTAAACGAGAGGGTTGTGAAAAGCTATTTGAATACTGTGATGTTATAACTTCATGTGCTTCAAAAGATATTAGAGATATTGGTGATGAAAAATCTAAGAAAAAAGTAGGAGAGTCAATACCAATCTATGCTGCAACAAACAAAGGAAAATATTTTTTAGAACTAAGATTAGAACGTATAGGAGGAATGAAGCCTAAAAAAGATCCTAAAACACCAGAACCATTAATTTAA